One segment of Anopheles stephensi strain Indian chromosome 3, UCI_ANSTEP_V1.0, whole genome shotgun sequence DNA contains the following:
- the LOC118513404 gene encoding uncharacterized protein LOC118513404 isoform X1 codes for MFRKAKQTAAPLPKPPTEAQMLEDLQLFHETRPAAKHVSRENLPTLTEESSMDDWWKVYDATVQHHQQFMGLKTNAQELKKTLQEMRSELQTVCDTIMAEINQDLDRLSATMSE; via the coding sequence ATGTTTCGAAAAGCTAAACAAACTGCCGCTCCCCTTCCGAAACCACCGACCGAAGCGCAAATGTTGGAAGATTTGCAACTATTTCACGAAACCAGACCCGCAGCAAAACACGTTTCACGCGAAAACCTACCCACCCTGACGGAGGAATCGAGCATGGACGATTGGTGGAAAGTGTACGACGCTACGGtgcaacaccaccaacagtTTATGGGACTGAAAACGAATGCACAAGAGCTGAAGAAAACGCTACAGGAAATGCGCAGTGAACTGCAAACGGTGTGCGATACAATTATGGCGGAAATCAATCAAGATTTGGACCGGTTGAGTGCCACGATGTCGGAATAG
- the LOC118513403 gene encoding uncharacterized protein LOC118513403 isoform X4 yields the protein MEQPNGGVGEPTDDRSASPARATQNNNATGMGPLSGIGNGMDTVASAAATTPKTTNWVKFEEDGEPEPSKSPSPSLPPPPPTVASSRQQHPLGTAGSNRPSGATTPSDTAPPAVLPTETVHVNLDTRTPSTPKQQQPQPSHGGSKPTPGATSVGTSVPSGVNKTSQPAVIDIPKQSVNVVQPIQSMRTIELSTGRVREGFANGDVIVTLLPTNTRWPWITPAVFRPELVPEELMAQGLTLTVEEYVHAMDTLVNDYRFTLYNICYKRVLIVWILFAFIVLIGLLFSGFYGITLLSLGVAWLFLNAAAIFLCMWVKLKLARGLERCMARVNKQLIRHKILLALDDRGHISCHKVNLCFMYFEPSQCISYLNEFIERSEQNGNTIEPGWESRLDVTTNDIIIQGANTTRLSRKQERGMLLLLRYASRWGNEAMRGLIDVTPNDPARHCRQYQCPCQYVEYHLKCKPRGLRTLSPVNSYPHY from the exons ATGGAGCAGCCTaacggtggtgttggtgagcCAACCGATGACCGCAGTGCGTCACCAGCGAGAGCAACCCAGAACAACAATGCAACCGGGATGGGTCCATTGTCGGGAATCGGCAACGGAATGGATACCGTAGCATCGGCCGCAGCAACCACACCGAAGACAACGAACTGGGTAAAGTTCGAGGAGGATGGCGAACCGGAACCGAGCAAG tCACCATCACCGtcactgccaccaccaccaccaacggtcGCTTCCAGTAGGCAGCAGCATCCTCTGGGGACGGCAGGCAGCAATCGTCCGTCGGGGGCAACGACACCATCGGACACAGCACCGCCGGCCGTACTGCCGACGGAAACGGTGCACGTAAATCTGGACACACGAACGCCTAGCACaccaaagcaacaacaaccgcaACCATCCCATGGCGGCAGCAAACCAACGCCCGGCGCAACCAGCGTCGGAACGTCAGTACCAAGCGGAGTCAACAAAACATCACAACCGGCCGTCATAGACATTCCGAAGCAATCGGTGAACGTGGTGCAACCGATTCAGTCGATGCGAACGATCGAGCTTTCGACGGGCCGCGTTCGGGAAGGTTTCG CAAACGGTGATGTTATCGTTACCTTACTACCAACAAACACTCGGTGGCCATGGATCACACCGGCTGTATTTCGTCCGGAGCTCGTTCCAGAAGAGCTGATGGCGCAAGGTTTGACG CTCACAGTGGAAGAGTATGTGCACGCGATGGACACGCTCGTGAACGATTACCGGTTCACGCTGTACAACATCTGCTACAAGCGTGTCCTGATCGTGTGGATTCTGTTCGCATTCATCGTCCTGATTGGGCTGCTGTTTTCGGGCTTTTACGGCATCACGCTGCTGTCGCTTGGTGTGGCCTGGCTGTTCCTGAATGCGGCCGCCATTTTCCTTTGCATGTGGGTTAAGCTGAAGTTGGCGCGTGGTCTCGAGCGGTGCATGGCACGCGTCAATAAGCAGCTGATTCGTCACAAGATTCTGCTAGCGCTGGACGACCGTGGACACATCTCCTGCCACAAGGTGAACCTTTGCTTCATGTACTTCGAACCGTCGCAGTGTATCAGCTATCTGAACGAGTTTATCGAGCGGAGTGAGCAGAACGGCAACACGATTGAACCTGGCTGGGAAAGCCGACTGGACGTCACGACGAACGATATCATCATACAGGGTGCGAATACGACTCGCCTGTCCCGGAAGCAG GAACGAggaatgctgctgcttctgcgtTACGCGTCCCGCTGGGGCAATGAAGCGATGCGTGGCCTTATCGATGTCACGCCAAACGATCCGGCCCGACACTGTCGCCAGTACCAGTGTCCCTGCCAGTACGTAGAGTACCACTTGAAGTGCAAACCGCGAG GATTACGCACGCTTTCTCCCGTCAATTCTTACCCACATTACTAG
- the LOC118513403 gene encoding uncharacterized protein LOC118513403 isoform X1: MEQPNGGVGEPTDDRSASPARATQNNNATGMGPLSGIGNGMDTVASAAATTPKTTNWVKFEEDGEPEPSKSPSPSLPPPPPTVASSRQQHPLGTAGSNRPSGATTPSDTAPPAVLPTETVHVNLDTRTPSTPKQQQPQPSHGGSKPTPGATSVGTSVPSGVNKTSQPAVIDIPKQSVNVVQPIQSMRTIELSTGRVREGFANGDVIVTLLPTNTRWPWITPAVFRPELVPEELMAQGLTLTVEEYVHAMDTLVNDYRFTLYNICYKRVLIVWILFAFIVLIGLLFSGFYGITLLSLGVAWLFLNAAAIFLCMWVKLKLARGLERCMARVNKQLIRHKILLALDDRGHISCHKVNLCFMYFEPSQCISYLNEFIERSEQNGNTIEPGWESRLDVTTNDIIIQGANTTRLSRKQGRAEGIFLRYLQRWGKDYLRRRLDWTIEENAIVSAPRHLPTAYCPCQYAEEVLLQKKPKEDPRLCCATIRVHLARIGFHF, from the exons ATGGAGCAGCCTaacggtggtgttggtgagcCAACCGATGACCGCAGTGCGTCACCAGCGAGAGCAACCCAGAACAACAATGCAACCGGGATGGGTCCATTGTCGGGAATCGGCAACGGAATGGATACCGTAGCATCGGCCGCAGCAACCACACCGAAGACAACGAACTGGGTAAAGTTCGAGGAGGATGGCGAACCGGAACCGAGCAAG tCACCATCACCGtcactgccaccaccaccaccaacggtcGCTTCCAGTAGGCAGCAGCATCCTCTGGGGACGGCAGGCAGCAATCGTCCGTCGGGGGCAACGACACCATCGGACACAGCACCGCCGGCCGTACTGCCGACGGAAACGGTGCACGTAAATCTGGACACACGAACGCCTAGCACaccaaagcaacaacaaccgcaACCATCCCATGGCGGCAGCAAACCAACGCCCGGCGCAACCAGCGTCGGAACGTCAGTACCAAGCGGAGTCAACAAAACATCACAACCGGCCGTCATAGACATTCCGAAGCAATCGGTGAACGTGGTGCAACCGATTCAGTCGATGCGAACGATCGAGCTTTCGACGGGCCGCGTTCGGGAAGGTTTCG CAAACGGTGATGTTATCGTTACCTTACTACCAACAAACACTCGGTGGCCATGGATCACACCGGCTGTATTTCGTCCGGAGCTCGTTCCAGAAGAGCTGATGGCGCAAGGTTTGACG CTCACAGTGGAAGAGTATGTGCACGCGATGGACACGCTCGTGAACGATTACCGGTTCACGCTGTACAACATCTGCTACAAGCGTGTCCTGATCGTGTGGATTCTGTTCGCATTCATCGTCCTGATTGGGCTGCTGTTTTCGGGCTTTTACGGCATCACGCTGCTGTCGCTTGGTGTGGCCTGGCTGTTCCTGAATGCGGCCGCCATTTTCCTTTGCATGTGGGTTAAGCTGAAGTTGGCGCGTGGTCTCGAGCGGTGCATGGCACGCGTCAATAAGCAGCTGATTCGTCACAAGATTCTGCTAGCGCTGGACGACCGTGGACACATCTCCTGCCACAAGGTGAACCTTTGCTTCATGTACTTCGAACCGTCGCAGTGTATCAGCTATCTGAACGAGTTTATCGAGCGGAGTGAGCAGAACGGCAACACGATTGAACCTGGCTGGGAAAGCCGACTGGACGTCACGACGAACGATATCATCATACAGGGTGCGAATACGACTCGCCTGTCCCGGAAGCAG GGACGAGCGGAAGGCATCTTTTTGCGGTATCTACAGCGCTGGGGTAAGGATTATCTGCGCCGCCGGCTAGACTGGACGATCGAGGAGAATGCTATCGTGTCGGCACCGCGCCATCTGCCCACGGCCTACTGTCCCTGCCAGTACGCGGAAGAGGTGTTGCTGCAGAAGAAACCGAAGGAAGATCCACGACTTTGCTGCGCCACGATACGGGTCCATCTGGCCCGCATCGGGTTCCACTTCTGA
- the LOC118513404 gene encoding peritrophin-1-like isoform X2 → MKGVGALVVLATFAVAVQALDIPLTCPAVDDIFNPVHIPHFTDCTKFYKCFNGDKYEMDCPGGLHWNIEKDYCDFPEQANCERPLQIDPISLA, encoded by the exons atgaAAG GAGTTGGTGCATTGGTGGTGCTCGCTACGTTCGCTGTAGCCGTTCAGGCGCTGGACATTCCGCTCACCTGCCCGGCAGTGGACGATATCTTCAACCCGGTGCACATTCCACACTTTACCGACTGTACAAAGTTTTACAAGTGTTTCAACGGAGATAAGTACGAGATGGACTGTCCCGGCGGTTTGCACTGGAACATTGAGAAGGATTACTGTGATTTCCCGGAGCAGGCAAACTGTGAGCGACCGCTACAAATCGATCCGATAAGTTTGGCTTAG
- the LOC118513403 gene encoding uncharacterized protein LOC118513403 isoform X3 yields the protein MEQPNGGVGEPTDDRSASPARATQNNNATGMGPLSGIGNGMDTVASAAATTPKTTNWVKFEEDGEPEPSKSPSPSLPPPPPTVASSRQQHPLGTAGSNRPSGATTPSDTAPPAVLPTETVHVNLDTRTPSTPKQQQPQPSHGGSKPTPGATSVGTSVPSGVNKTSQPAVIDIPKQSVNVVQPIQSMRTIELSTGRVREGFANGDVIVTLLPTNTRWPWITPAVFRPELVPEELMAQGLTLTVEEYVHAMDTLVNDYRFTLYNICYKRVLIVWILFAFIVLIGLLFSGFYGITLLSLGVAWLFLNAAAIFLCMWVKLKLARGLERCMARVNKQLIRHKILLALDDRGHISCHKVNLCFMYFEPSQCISYLNEFIERSEQNGNTIEPGWESRLDVTTNDIIIQGANTTRLSRKQERGMLLLLRYASRWGNEAMRGLIDVTPNDPARHCRQYQCPCQYVEYHLKCKPRGYPWKWLSSVCGHVYPNN from the exons ATGGAGCAGCCTaacggtggtgttggtgagcCAACCGATGACCGCAGTGCGTCACCAGCGAGAGCAACCCAGAACAACAATGCAACCGGGATGGGTCCATTGTCGGGAATCGGCAACGGAATGGATACCGTAGCATCGGCCGCAGCAACCACACCGAAGACAACGAACTGGGTAAAGTTCGAGGAGGATGGCGAACCGGAACCGAGCAAG tCACCATCACCGtcactgccaccaccaccaccaacggtcGCTTCCAGTAGGCAGCAGCATCCTCTGGGGACGGCAGGCAGCAATCGTCCGTCGGGGGCAACGACACCATCGGACACAGCACCGCCGGCCGTACTGCCGACGGAAACGGTGCACGTAAATCTGGACACACGAACGCCTAGCACaccaaagcaacaacaaccgcaACCATCCCATGGCGGCAGCAAACCAACGCCCGGCGCAACCAGCGTCGGAACGTCAGTACCAAGCGGAGTCAACAAAACATCACAACCGGCCGTCATAGACATTCCGAAGCAATCGGTGAACGTGGTGCAACCGATTCAGTCGATGCGAACGATCGAGCTTTCGACGGGCCGCGTTCGGGAAGGTTTCG CAAACGGTGATGTTATCGTTACCTTACTACCAACAAACACTCGGTGGCCATGGATCACACCGGCTGTATTTCGTCCGGAGCTCGTTCCAGAAGAGCTGATGGCGCAAGGTTTGACG CTCACAGTGGAAGAGTATGTGCACGCGATGGACACGCTCGTGAACGATTACCGGTTCACGCTGTACAACATCTGCTACAAGCGTGTCCTGATCGTGTGGATTCTGTTCGCATTCATCGTCCTGATTGGGCTGCTGTTTTCGGGCTTTTACGGCATCACGCTGCTGTCGCTTGGTGTGGCCTGGCTGTTCCTGAATGCGGCCGCCATTTTCCTTTGCATGTGGGTTAAGCTGAAGTTGGCGCGTGGTCTCGAGCGGTGCATGGCACGCGTCAATAAGCAGCTGATTCGTCACAAGATTCTGCTAGCGCTGGACGACCGTGGACACATCTCCTGCCACAAGGTGAACCTTTGCTTCATGTACTTCGAACCGTCGCAGTGTATCAGCTATCTGAACGAGTTTATCGAGCGGAGTGAGCAGAACGGCAACACGATTGAACCTGGCTGGGAAAGCCGACTGGACGTCACGACGAACGATATCATCATACAGGGTGCGAATACGACTCGCCTGTCCCGGAAGCAG GAACGAggaatgctgctgcttctgcgtTACGCGTCCCGCTGGGGCAATGAAGCGATGCGTGGCCTTATCGATGTCACGCCAAACGATCCGGCCCGACACTGTCGCCAGTACCAGTGTCCCTGCCAGTACGTAGAGTACCACTTGAAGTGCAAACCGCGAG GCTACCCGTGGAAGTGGCTGTCGTCGGTCTGTGGACACGTGTACCCGaacaactaa
- the LOC118513403 gene encoding uncharacterized protein LOC118513403 isoform X2, whose amino-acid sequence MEQPNGGVGEPTDDRSASPARATQNNNATGMGPLSGIGNGMDTVASAAATTPKTTNWVKFEEDGEPEPSKSPSPSLPPPPPTVASSRQQHPLGTAGSNRPSGATTPSDTAPPAVLPTETVHVNLDTRTPSTPKQQQPQPSHGGSKPTPGATSVGTSVPSGVNKTSQPAVIDIPKQSVNVVQPIQSMRTIELSTGRVREGFANGDVIVTLLPTNTRWPWITPAVFRPELVPEELMAQGLTLTVEEYVHAMDTLVNDYRFTLYNICYKRVLIVWILFAFIVLIGLLFSGFYGITLLSLGVAWLFLNAAAIFLCMWVKLKLARGLERCMARVNKQLIRHKILLALDDRGHISCHKVNLCFMYFEPSQCISYLNEFIERSEQNGNTIEPGWESRLDVTTNDIIIQGANTTRLSRKQERGMLLLLRYASRWGNEAMRGLIDVTPNDPARHCRQYQCPCQYVEYHLKCKPRGYPCSCCALISDPHYQYGY is encoded by the exons ATGGAGCAGCCTaacggtggtgttggtgagcCAACCGATGACCGCAGTGCGTCACCAGCGAGAGCAACCCAGAACAACAATGCAACCGGGATGGGTCCATTGTCGGGAATCGGCAACGGAATGGATACCGTAGCATCGGCCGCAGCAACCACACCGAAGACAACGAACTGGGTAAAGTTCGAGGAGGATGGCGAACCGGAACCGAGCAAG tCACCATCACCGtcactgccaccaccaccaccaacggtcGCTTCCAGTAGGCAGCAGCATCCTCTGGGGACGGCAGGCAGCAATCGTCCGTCGGGGGCAACGACACCATCGGACACAGCACCGCCGGCCGTACTGCCGACGGAAACGGTGCACGTAAATCTGGACACACGAACGCCTAGCACaccaaagcaacaacaaccgcaACCATCCCATGGCGGCAGCAAACCAACGCCCGGCGCAACCAGCGTCGGAACGTCAGTACCAAGCGGAGTCAACAAAACATCACAACCGGCCGTCATAGACATTCCGAAGCAATCGGTGAACGTGGTGCAACCGATTCAGTCGATGCGAACGATCGAGCTTTCGACGGGCCGCGTTCGGGAAGGTTTCG CAAACGGTGATGTTATCGTTACCTTACTACCAACAAACACTCGGTGGCCATGGATCACACCGGCTGTATTTCGTCCGGAGCTCGTTCCAGAAGAGCTGATGGCGCAAGGTTTGACG CTCACAGTGGAAGAGTATGTGCACGCGATGGACACGCTCGTGAACGATTACCGGTTCACGCTGTACAACATCTGCTACAAGCGTGTCCTGATCGTGTGGATTCTGTTCGCATTCATCGTCCTGATTGGGCTGCTGTTTTCGGGCTTTTACGGCATCACGCTGCTGTCGCTTGGTGTGGCCTGGCTGTTCCTGAATGCGGCCGCCATTTTCCTTTGCATGTGGGTTAAGCTGAAGTTGGCGCGTGGTCTCGAGCGGTGCATGGCACGCGTCAATAAGCAGCTGATTCGTCACAAGATTCTGCTAGCGCTGGACGACCGTGGACACATCTCCTGCCACAAGGTGAACCTTTGCTTCATGTACTTCGAACCGTCGCAGTGTATCAGCTATCTGAACGAGTTTATCGAGCGGAGTGAGCAGAACGGCAACACGATTGAACCTGGCTGGGAAAGCCGACTGGACGTCACGACGAACGATATCATCATACAGGGTGCGAATACGACTCGCCTGTCCCGGAAGCAG GAACGAggaatgctgctgcttctgcgtTACGCGTCCCGCTGGGGCAATGAAGCGATGCGTGGCCTTATCGATGTCACGCCAAACGATCCGGCCCGACACTGTCGCCAGTACCAGTGTCCCTGCCAGTACGTAGAGTACCACTTGAAGTGCAAACCGCGAG GCTACCCGTGCAGTTGTTGTGCATTAATATCTGATCCGCACTATCAGTACGGCTACTGA